A genomic stretch from Hemibagrus wyckioides isolate EC202008001 linkage group LG02, SWU_Hwy_1.0, whole genome shotgun sequence includes:
- the cacng5b gene encoding voltage-dependent calcium channel gamma-5 subunit codes for MTVCGRKALTLLSSVFAVCGLGLLGIALSTDYWLYLEEGIILPFNQSTSIHTYLHSGLWRLCFLTGEEMGRCFTIEYLMPMNVQLTSESTVSVLKMIRTATPFPLVSLFFMFIGFVLSNIGHIRPHRTVLAFASGIFFILSGLSLVVGLVLYISSINDEMLNRSKSNEAYFSYKYGWSFAFAAISFLLTESAGVMSVYLFTKRYAAEELYRPHASCYRPRLSNCSEHSTQFLQRRHSPSDISSEASLQMNSNYPALLKSPEYEQVSSSLC; via the exons ATGACTGTGTGTGGCAGGAAAGCGCTGACCCTGTTGAGcagtgtgtttgcagtgtgtggcCTGGGCCTGCTGGGCATAGCTCTTAGCACTGATTACTGGCTCTATCTAGAGGAGGGCATCATCCTGCCCTTCAATCAGAGCACCAGCATCCACACATACCTCCATTCTGGCCTGTGGAGACTCTGCTTTCTGACAG GAGAGGAGATGGGCCGCTGCTTTACTATAGAGTACCTAATGCCTATGAACGTGCAACTGACCAGTGAATCTACAGTCAGTGTCCTGA AGATGATTCGCACAGCCACTCCCTTCCCCCTGGTCAGCCTCTTCTTCATGTTCATCGGCTTTGTGCTCAGTAACATCGGACACATTCGGCCTCACCGCACTGTACTGGCCTTCGCTTCTGGAATTTTCTTCATCCTCTCAG gcCTTTCTCTCGTGGTGGGTCTCGTTCTTTACATCTCCAGCATCAATGACGAGATGTTGAATAGAAGTAAAAGTAATGAGGCCTATTTCAGCTACAAATATGGCTGGTCCTTTGCCTTTGCCGCTATCTCCTTCCTACTGACAGAG AGTGCAGGTGTCATGTCGGTCTACCTGTTCACCAAGCGATACGCAGCTGAGGAGCTGTACAGGCCACATGCAAGCTGCTACCGGCCGCGTCTCAGCAACTGCTCCGAGCACTCAACACAGTTCCTGCAGCGCCGGCACAGTCCCTCAGACATCTCCAGTGAGGCCTCTCTCCAAATGAACAGCAACTACCCAGCCCTGCTAAAGAGCCCTGAGTATGAACAAGTCTCCTCCTCACTCTGCTAA